The following is a genomic window from Candidatus Xiphinematobacter sp. Idaho Grape.
CCTGCACCTTTTCCAGAGCACTTTTCTGAATAGGCCTGCGGCAGATCCCCTCAAACAAAGAAAGCAGAATATGCCCCCCATCCAGGGGGGGAATAGGAAGTAGATTGAGAATGGCTACGTTTACGTTAAGTGCCACACTGAACCATAGTGCCATCTTCCAACCCTCTGGGGCCACAAAACTCAGGTAGTACAGGTGCATAATACCGACAAATCCACTTAGATGTTGCATTTTAATTTCCGATTTTTTGGAAGTAATTGCTACTATAGTCTCCCAGATGGTTTGTGCCCCTGCAATCACTTGGTCAATAGGGGTGGGGTGGGATGTGTTCATCCTACCTCGGTTATCCCAAAGAATTCCAAGATATGGTGACTTTCTTCCTTGAAGTATACATGGGATAATGGCTATCCGAAGGGTGTGTTCGGAGCGCTGGACTGTTAATTCTATCGGTTGTATGCCGTGGCCCTTTATAATCTCGGTAAGTTCCATAACACTGTAGACCGTCCGGTTGTCAGCGGCTACGATGGCGTCTCTTTTCCGTAAGCCTGCTAGCCAAGCAGGACTGTTCTCGAAAATATTGGCAATGATGGGAAGCTGAGCAGGGGCAATCCCGATCTGACGGAGAGCCTTTCTCTCCAGGCTATTTGTTCGAGGAACTATAGGCGTAACTTCAAGAGAAATCCGCTCTCCACCACGGTCTAAAGAAATTTGAACAGCAGGCTTTTCGCTCCTCGCTACGTTCCACACTATGGTGTCACTAACTTGCCCTGCGCCAGCAAAACGGCTGACAGGGTGTCCATCCACAGCGAGAATTTTGTCCCCTACGCGGATGCCCGCGCTGGCGGCTGGTCCACCAGGATCCACATAACCTATAACCGTCGTAGTCTCAGGTTCACTTACTGGCCTCCCTAATATCCAAACTAAAACTGCAAAGACAAGCGCCAATAGTAGACTGAAAAGAGGGCCAGAGAGCGCGACAAGGATTTTTCCCCATGGAGAAACTATTGGAAGAAAGTTACCTGGCTTTTCTCTGGTCGACTCCACGGAAGCCATTTGTGGAATGGAGACAAACCCGCCTGCAGGTATACAACCCACCCTATATTCCACACCAGCAATGGTCTTTTTCCATAAGGCAGGACCAAACCAGATAGAAAATTTATCTACTTTTAACCCACATTGCCAGGCAGCAAAAAAGTGTCCCAGCTCATGGACGATGATGATAAAGTTGAAGATCAGTACAACTTCTAGAAGAATGAGGGCGGTCTTTCCAGCCTCAAAGACCATCTCCATGTTAGCCATCTTCATGGGAACGCATCAGATTCATCCAACACCAAAACGAGATGGAAAGTAGCTAATTTTAGGGCACCAGGAGCAGTCTGGCAGGATTCTCCACACAGTCCTTAATGTGGACCAAAAAAGTTGCTGCTTCCTTCCCGTCAATTATACGGTGGTCGTAGCTGAGAGCAAGATACATCATGGGACGAATCACTATCTGCCCTTGCATAACAGCCGTCCGCTCTTGAATCTTGTGCATCCCTAGAATACCACTTTGAGGAGGATTAAGGATCGGAG
Proteins encoded in this region:
- the rseP gene encoding RIP metalloprotease RseP, whose product is MKMANMEMVFEAGKTALILLEVVLIFNFIIIVHELGHFFAAWQCGLKVDKFSIWFGPALWKKTIAGVEYRVGCIPAGGFVSIPQMASVESTREKPGNFLPIVSPWGKILVALSGPLFSLLLALVFAVLVWILGRPVSEPETTTVIGYVDPGGPAASAGIRVGDKILAVDGHPVSRFAGAGQVSDTIVWNVARSEKPAVQISLDRGGERISLEVTPIVPRTNSLERKALRQIGIAPAQLPIIANIFENSPAWLAGLRKRDAIVAADNRTVYSVMELTEIIKGHGIQPIELTVQRSEHTLRIAIIPCILQGRKSPYLGILWDNRGRMNTSHPTPIDQVIAGAQTIWETIVAITSKKSEIKMQHLSGFVGIMHLYYLSFVAPEGWKMALWFSVALNVNVAILNLLPIPPLDGGHILLSLFEGICRRPIQKSALEKVQAVFTLLLIGFMLYLTFYDIQDFPWKVHNHNASQK